In a genomic window of Nostoc sp. UHCC 0870:
- a CDS encoding GAF domain-containing protein → MKTALSRVISQIRESLDINTIFKFTVKEVRQSLNTDRVGVFCFTPNLEWEGEFIYEDVGNQWISALGTKLGDRSLTEEFARLHHQGTITSMADIHEAGISDCYLQMLEKFQVCANIAVPLIKGKDLWGLLYIHQCSSTRQWEAAEIEFVQLIAEHLGVALQQADYIEQVKAQSAQLAQAKAREKAAEWQKTIAIVIEKIRQSLDLENIFRTSTAEIRKLINADRVAIYRFNPDWTGEFVFESVGEGWISLIDEQLQRPELRENVSECSAKELAKTPVADTYLQDTEGGRFTKGEVYRVCYDIYNADFSECYLKVLEIYQARAYVIIAIYHGQKLWGLLAVYQNTDIRDWQEDEVYLLTQVSTQLGVALQQAEYLQQTQIQAAELSKAAERQRALANTVEKIRHSLDIETIFTTTTQEVRGLLAVERVAIYRFYPDWSGEFVADSIVDGWQPIVKPQPIPERFLLPETQAGKYARNEIFVPICQGEKLWGLLVAYQNSQPRYWQEEETNLLAQVGVQLGVALQQAEALQQVQVQKEEIAQALKELQETQSQLIQSEKMASLGQLVAGIAHEINNPISFIYGNITYVHEHTENLFKLVEGYKRNFPQPKKEFQEQLAELDLDFIADDLPKILKSMMIGAERISQLVLSLRSFARLDEAEMKPVDLHEGIDSTLLILQHRLESKNDFPAIEVMREYSELPKVVCYAAQMNQVFLNIINNAIDALKSAISLAKITVNPQITISTKVSENNTILISIADNGCGIPENVRSRIFEPFFTTKQPGQGTGLGLSISYKIIVEEHGGKIQCISEPGKGCEFCIEIPTQPLANGN, encoded by the coding sequence TAGGCTTCATCACCAAGGTACAATTACCTCAATGGCTGATATCCATGAAGCTGGAATCAGTGATTGTTATCTTCAGATGCTAGAAAAATTCCAAGTATGCGCCAATATCGCTGTTCCCTTAATCAAAGGTAAAGACTTATGGGGGTTATTGTACATCCATCAGTGTAGTAGCACTCGACAATGGGAAGCTGCCGAAATTGAGTTTGTGCAATTAATTGCTGAACATTTAGGAGTGGCTTTACAGCAAGCAGACTATATAGAACAAGTCAAAGCACAATCCGCACAACTAGCACAAGCTAAAGCCAGAGAAAAAGCAGCAGAGTGGCAAAAAACAATTGCGATCGTTATTGAAAAAATTCGCCAATCCCTGGATTTAGAAAATATTTTTCGCACCAGTACCGCAGAAATCAGAAAACTCATCAATGCTGACCGTGTAGCCATCTATCGCTTTAATCCCGATTGGACTGGGGAATTTGTCTTTGAATCTGTGGGAGAGGGTTGGATTTCCCTCATCGATGAACAGTTACAACGACCAGAATTAAGAGAAAATGTCAGCGAATGTAGTGCTAAAGAGTTAGCCAAAACTCCAGTAGCAGATACTTACTTACAAGACACAGAAGGTGGTCGCTTCACGAAAGGCGAAGTGTATCGGGTTTGTTATGATATTTACAATGCAGATTTTAGTGAATGCTACCTCAAAGTATTAGAAATTTATCAGGCTAGAGCTTATGTAATTATTGCTATATACCACGGACAAAAGCTGTGGGGTTTGTTAGCAGTTTACCAAAATACTGATATTCGTGATTGGCAAGAAGATGAAGTTTACTTACTTACTCAAGTCAGCACCCAATTAGGTGTAGCCTTACAGCAAGCCGAATACTTACAACAAACGCAAATCCAAGCAGCCGAACTCAGCAAAGCTGCGGAACGCCAACGAGCATTAGCAAACACTGTAGAAAAAATCCGCCACTCTCTAGATATTGAAACTATTTTTACAACCACTACTCAAGAAGTGCGAGGTTTACTAGCAGTCGAAAGAGTGGCAATTTATCGCTTTTATCCTGATTGGAGTGGTGAATTTGTAGCTGATTCTATTGTTGATGGTTGGCAACCAATAGTCAAACCACAACCTATTCCAGAACGCTTCCTTTTACCAGAAACACAAGCAGGTAAGTATGCTCGTAATGAAATTTTTGTCCCGATTTGCCAAGGTGAAAAACTGTGGGGGTTGCTAGTAGCTTATCAAAACTCTCAACCGCGTTATTGGCAAGAAGAAGAAACTAACTTATTAGCTCAAGTTGGTGTACAGCTAGGAGTAGCACTACAACAAGCCGAAGCTTTGCAACAGGTGCAAGTACAAAAAGAAGAAATTGCCCAAGCACTGAAAGAATTACAAGAAACACAAAGCCAGTTAATTCAAAGTGAAAAGATGGCTAGTTTGGGGCAATTAGTAGCTGGAATAGCCCATGAAATTAATAATCCAATTAGCTTCATTTATGGGAATATCACCTATGTTCATGAACACACGGAAAATTTATTTAAATTAGTGGAGGGCTACAAAAGAAATTTTCCCCAGCCTAAGAAAGAATTTCAAGAGCAGTTAGCAGAATTAGACTTAGATTTTATTGCTGATGATTTGCCAAAAATTCTTAAATCAATGATGATAGGTGCAGAGCGAATTTCTCAGTTAGTTTTATCGTTACGTAGTTTTGCCAGACTTGACGAAGCTGAAATGAAGCCTGTTGACCTGCATGAAGGTATCGACAGCACTCTGTTAATCTTACAACATCGGCTGGAATCTAAAAATGATTTTCCCGCTATAGAAGTTATGAGAGAGTATAGTGAACTGCCTAAAGTAGTGTGTTATGCAGCGCAGATGAATCAGGTATTTTTGAATATTATTAACAATGCTATTGATGCTCTAAAATCTGCAATCTCTTTGGCTAAAATTACTGTCAATCCCCAAATTACAATATCTACAAAAGTTAGTGAAAATAATACTATCTTAATTAGTATTGCTGACAATGGTTGTGGCATTCCAGAAAATGTGCGATCGCGGATTTTTGAGCCTTTCTTTACCACCAAACAACCAGGACAAGGTACTGGGTTAGGATTATCTATTAGCTATAAGATTATTGTGGAAGAACACGGAGGTAAAATTCAGTGTATTTCTGAACCTGGTAAAGGTTGTGAGTTTTGCATAGAAATTCCCACCCAGCCTTTAGCTAACGGAAACTAA
- a CDS encoding Panacea domain-containing protein, whose protein sequence is MTIQFRFHPEKAVEAAAKFLKLHGKPMKYLGLLKMLYIADRIALDRMEQPITGDHYVSMDYGPVLSGVYDLIKGKPVDGALPLWSEYIYPLNVNFVDLLKDPGNDELCEEEEEIIQEVYATFGHLDPFHVAEWTHDLPEWEDPHGSAIPIPVEAILKNVGKCEEEIEVIRQEASREAYLDEVINV, encoded by the coding sequence ATGACTATCCAGTTTCGGTTTCATCCAGAAAAAGCTGTAGAAGCAGCAGCAAAATTTCTGAAGTTGCATGGTAAGCCTATGAAGTATTTAGGCTTGCTTAAGATGCTATACATAGCTGATCGTATCGCCTTAGATCGCATGGAGCAGCCAATTACGGGTGATCATTATGTGTCAATGGATTATGGTCCTGTTCTGAGTGGTGTTTATGACCTAATTAAAGGTAAACCTGTTGATGGTGCTTTACCTCTTTGGTCTGAGTATATTTATCCTCTCAATGTAAACTTTGTTGACTTACTAAAAGACCCAGGAAATGATGAACTGTGTGAAGAAGAGGAAGAGATTATTCAAGAGGTATATGCAACCTTTGGACATCTTGACCCATTTCATGTTGCTGAATGGACTCATGATTTACCAGAATGGGAAGACCCTCATGGTTCTGCTATTCCCATTCCAGTAGAAGCAATTCTGAAAAATGTCGGTAAATGTGAGGAAGAAATAGAGGTAATTAGACAAGAAGCAAGTCGAGAAGCCTATTTAGATGAGGTTATAAATGTCTAG